The stretch of DNA TCACCGAAAACGCGCCGATGATGGGGCCAAGCAGCGTGCCACGCCCGCCGACCGCCGCCCAGATCACCATCTCGATCGAATTCGCCGGCGACATCTCGGATGGGTTGATGATGCCCACCTGCGGTACATACAGCGCGCCGGCGATCCCGCACAGCACCGCCGACAGTGTCCACACAAAGAGCTTGAACCACAGCGGGTTATAGCCGATGAACATCAACCGCGACTCCGAATCGCGCACCGCCTGCAGCACGCGTCCCAGCTTGGACGTAACGATCCAGCGGCACAGCAGCAGCGCGCCAAGCAGCACCGCCAGCGTCACCAGGTACAGCGTGGCCTTGGTGCCCGGCGCGCTGATCGAATAACCAAGAATGCGCTTGAAGTCGGTGAAGCCGTTGTTGCCGCCAAAGCCGGTGTTATTCCGGAAGAACAGCAGCATGAAGGCATACGTCATGGCCTGCGTGATGATCGAGAAGTACACGCCCTTGATGCGCGAGCGGAAGGCGAAGAAGCCGAACACGAAGGCCAGCACGCCAGGCACCAGCACCACCAGCGCCAGCGACACCCAGAAGCTGTCGGTACCGCTCCAGAACCACGGATAGGTCTTCCAGTCCAAAAACACCATGAAGTCCGGCAGGTCGCTCTGGTACACGCCTTCGCGGCCGATGGCGCGCATCAGATACATGCCGTGCGCATAAGCGCCCAGCGCGAAGAACACGCCATGGCCCAGCGACAGGATGCCGGCATAGCCCCACACCATGTCCAGCGCCAGCGCCGCCAGCGCGTAGCACATGAATTTGCCGATCAGGCTCACGAGGTAGCTCGGCACGTGCAGCGCATGGCCGTCGGCGAAGAAGAGATTGAGCAGCGGCAGCGCCGCCAGCACCACGGTACAGGCGACGATGCCGGTCCACGCCCGGCGCGAAAACAACGAGGGATGATTCATTCAGCGCTCCTGCCTTTCATGGCGAACAGCCCTTGCGGACGCTTCTGGATAAAGATGATGATGAACACCAGGATGGCGATCTTGGCCAGCACCGCGCCGGCCACCGGTTCCAGGAATTTGTTGGCTTCGCCCAGTCCCAGCGCGGCGATCACCGTGCCCGCCAGCTGGCCGACGCCACCCAGCACCACCACCATGAAGGAATCGACGATATAGCCCTGGCCCAGGTCCGGCCCCACATTTCCCAGCTGCGACAGCGCCACGCCACCGAGGCCGGCGATGCCGGAGCCGAGCCCAAATGTCATCATGTCGATCCTGGCGGTGGAGACGCCGACGCAGCCGGCCATGCGGCGGTTCTGCATGACGGCGCGGACGAACAGGCCGAGACGCGTCTTGTTCAGGATCAGCCACACACCGGCCACCACCAGCGCGGCGAAGACGATGATGGCAATGCGGTTATAAGCCAGCACCAGCGATCCGAGCACGGTCACACCGCCGGACATCCACGCCGGATTGGCTACTTCCACGTTCTGCGCGCCGAAGATGGTGCGCACCGCCTGCATCAATATCAGGCTGATGCCCCAGGTGGCCAGCAGCGTTTCCAGCGGCCGGCCATACAGCCAGCGGATCACCGTGCGCTCCAGCACAATCCCGACCAGCGCGGTAACGATGAAGGCTGCCGGCAGCGCGGCGGCCAGATACCAATCCAGCGCGTCCGGCGCCCAGCGGCGAAAGGCCATCTGGCACAGGTAGGTGGTGTAGGCGCCGATCATCAGCAGCTCGCCGTGCGCCATGTTGATGATGCCCATCAGACCAAAGGTGATGGCCAGGCCCAGCGCTGCCAGCAGCAGCACGCTGCCCAGCGAGACGCCGTAAAACAGGTTGCCGACAAATTCGGTGCGCGCCAGGCGGCTGTCCAGCGCCTGCAGCGTATGGGCGGCGGCGATGCGCACGCCTTGATCGGCATCGTTGGCCAGCATCGCCTGCAGCGCGGGACGCAGATTGGCGTTGCTGCTGTCGGCCAGCGCTTCGACGGCGGCCTTGCGCTTGGCCGCTTGCGGCGATTGCAGGTTGGCGGTGGCGGCGACCAGGCGCAGGAGTTCGCGGATTTCGGCGTCCTGCTCTTGCGCCAGCGCCTTCTCGATCAGCGGTGCTTGCGCCAGCGTGGTGCTCTTCTGCAGTTCGGTGACGGCAGCCAGGCGTTGCGCGCGGTCCGGCGAGAACATCTTCAGCGCCGACAGCGCCTCTTCGACGGCGCCGCGCAGGCGGTTGTTAATCATGATGCCGTCCAGTCCTTCGGGCAGCGCGGTGGTGGCGCCGGTGGCGGGGTTGTAGGCCTTGTCGTCGGCGACGATATACAGCTTGCCGTCCGGCGTGGTGTAGACGTCGCCGTTTTGCAGCGCCGTCAGCAGGCGCGTGGCATCGTCGGTGGCGAGTGCGCCGATGCTGGCGATGGCGGCGACGCGCGCGTCGGCGTCGTCACCGGCCAATGGCACCAGCACATCCGGGGGAATGCCCGCATGACCCGCGCGGGCGAAGCACAGGCAGGCGATCAGAAATAGTTTGCGTAACATACAGCTCCAGTATGCGGAAATCGTGAAACCCGCACTGCGGCGGACTGGGGTCTGACCCTGCGGGGTCAGACCCCTTCACTTAGGGGTACGGCGTGGCTCAACCTACAGCTTCTGCTTGCCCTCGTTACCCGGAATGTACGGGCTCCATGGGTTGGCGCGCACCGGGCCTGGCGTTTTCCACACCACGTTGAACTGCCCATCCGGACGAATCTCGCCAATGAACACCGGCTTGTGCAGGTGGTGATTGGTCGCATCCATGGTCAGCGTAAAGCCGTCCGGCGCCTTGTAGGTCTGCCCCGCCATCGCCGCGATCACCTTGTCGGTGTCGGTCGACTTGGCCTTCTCCACCGCCTGTGCCCACATGTGGATGCCGACATAAGTCGCTTCCATCGGATCGTTGGTCACCACCGTGGCCGCATTCGGCAGCTTCTTGGCGACCGCATACGCCTTCCACTTCTTGATGAACTCCGCATTCACCGGATTTTTGATCGACTCGAAGTAGTTCCACGCCGCCAGGTGGCCCACCAGCGGCTTGGTATCGACGCCGCGCAGCTCTTCCTCGCCGACCGAGAACGCCACCACCGGCACGTCGGTCGCCTTCAGGCCGGCGTTGCCCAGCTCTTTGTAGAACGGCACATTGGAGTCACCATTGATGGTCGAAATCACCGCCGTCTTGCCGCCCGCCGAAAACTTCTTGATGTTGGCGACGATGGTCTGGTAATCCGAATGACCGAACGGCGTGTACACCTCGTCGATATCGCCATCCTTCACGCCTTTGCTCTTCAGGAAAGCGCGCAGAATCTTGTTGGTCGTGCGCGGATACACGTAATCGGTCCCCAGCAGCACGAAGCGCTTGGCGCCGCCGCCGTCCTTGCTCATCAGGTACTCGACCGCAGGAATCGCCTGCTGGTTCGGCGCCGCGCCGGTGTAGAACACATTCTTCTCCAGTTCCTCGCCCTCGTACTGCACCGGGTAGAACAACAGGCTATTGAGCTCCTTGAACACTGGCAGCACCGACTTGCGCGACACCGAAGTCCAGCACCCGAACACCACCGACACCTTGTCCTGCGCGATCAGGCCACGCGCCTTTTCCGCGAACAGCGGCCAGTTGGAGGCCGGATCGACCACCACCGCCTCCAGCTTCTTGCCCATCACGCCGCCCTTGGCGTTGATTTCATCGATGGTCATCAGCGCCACGTCCTTCAGCGACGTCTCCGAAATGGCCATGGTGCCGGACAGCGAATGCAGGATGCCGATCTTGATGGTGTCCGCAGCGTAGGCCTGCGTGCCGGCCGCCAGCAAAGCGGTAGCGGCGGCGATGCGGCTCAAGGTGCCGATAAAATGACGACGATTTTGCATAGCTAAACTCCGTGGTGGTTAATCAGTATTGAAGTTGCAGCGCGATCTGGAACTTGTCCTGGTCGGCCACGCTGGTGATCTTGGTCTTCGAGTACACCGCGCTGACCTGCGCGTTGTAGCCATCGATGATGTAATTGACGCCGGCGTCGTACTGCATGGTGTCGATGTTGGTGTCGGCGGCGAACTTCTGCCAGCGCACGAAGGGCTGGAACTTGCCCCAGCCGACCTTCTGCTCGAAGATGTAGGAAGCGCCGGCGGAATACGCCTTGCCCTGTTCGGCCTTGATGATGTCGTCGGTGTCGTAGTTGTACCAGGCCGCCTCGATGGCCACGGCGCCGGCGCCTTTGATGCGCTTCTCCAGCAGGAAGTCGACGTTGTAGGAGCTGTACTTGCCAACCGCCCCGGTGGTCAGGATGCCGTCCTTCTGATAACGGCCCGCCACGCCGATGGCGAGGATGTCGGCGCCGCCGAGGTAATTGCCGGTGCCGTAGTAGCCCGGTTCCGCGTCCCAGAAGTCGTACTGCACGCGGCCCGCGTACATCAGCGCGTCGTCGGCCTTGATGCCGGCCGCCTTGGCCTGCGACTGCGTCAGCGAACCGATGCCGAAGGTGTGGCCCTCGAAGGCGCCGAACGAGTAGCCCAGGCGGCCGCCGTCGCCGGCATTGCCCCATACGACCACGCCGTCGTCGCGGCCACGGAAAATGCCGCCGTTGTAGCCGTAGCGCGATGCCACGCCGGCCCAGTAGCCGCCGCCCAGCGAGTAGTAAGGACCGGCCATGTTGGCACGGTCGGACGGCGACAGCAGGCGGCCGGCCCAGATATTGAGTTCCGGCGAAATGGCGAACTGCCCGGCCGCATCCAGCACGCGGATCTTGTCGCCGTCCCACTCGGTGTTGAACATGCCCTTGATGTTCTTGTTCAGCGACGCGCCGAAATACAGGCGGCCGCTGTCCAGGTTAAAGTCGCTGGAGCGGCCACCGTCCGGCGCGCCGTTGTCGGCGCTGGTGTAGCTCTCGCGCAGGCCGAAACCGACCGTGACCGACTTGTCGTCGCCCATATTGATCGTCGCCCCGGCCCAGGCATTGCCCACCGCCGCTGCGGCCAGCGCCGCCAGCAGCTTCTTGTTCACCCCCATCTTGCTCTCCCCGTTCGGTTTTGGATGAGACAAGATTAACTAGCCGACAATCTTCAAGGAATACGTTGAATGACGTAGTGGTGCCGCCGCGACGCCGCCCGACTTATCACAGTCGTGGCACAATAGCGGCTTGATTTTTTTGGAAGACCATCATGACCGTATTCGCCGCCTCCGTATTCGACGCCACCGTAATCTACGAAGGCAATGAACTGTTCAAGGGCCAGGGCGCCGCCAAGGGCTGGGCTGAAAAGCTGGCCAGGGAACTGGAATGCGAGATCGGCGTCGAGAAGCTCGGCACCGGATGGGTGTTGACCGGCACCGTCGACGGCGTGGCCTGCAAGTGGAGCATCGTCGGCCAGCGCCTCAAGCGCATGGACTAATCGTGCGTTAGCGCACATCGTCCCTCCCGCCGGCCGAGTACGATGCATCGTATTCAGCCCACCAAGGATAGCGATGAAGCGCGATGACATTCCAGCCGCCGACCTGGCGCCCGCCGACGCCGCCCGCGCCGCCGGCCTGCGGTATGTGCACGACGGCCAGCCGGGCATTGTGCGCAAGGCGCGCGGCAAACAGTTCCGCTATCTCGACAGCGACGGCCACGCCGTCACCGACGAGGCCACGCTGGCCCGCATCAAGTCGCTGGTGATTCCGCCGGCATGGGTCGATGTCTGGATTTGCAAGCAGCCGCTGGGCCACCTGCAAGCCACCGGCCGCGATGCGCGCGGCCGCAAGCAATACCGCTACCATCCGCGCTGGCGCGCACACCGTGACGACGCCAAGTACGGGCGCATGCTCAGCTTCGGCAAGGCCCTACCGGCGGTGCGCAGAGCGGTCGATGAAGCCTTGCGCAAACCTGGCCTGCCGCGCGAGAAGGTGCTGGCCACCATCGTCTACCTGCTGGAGGCGACGCTGATGCGGATCGGGAACGAGGAGTACGCGCGCGAGAACAAGTCCTTCGGCCTGACCACGCTGCGCGACCGCCATGTGCGGCTGGACGGCGGCAAGGTGCAGTTCCGCTTCCGTGGCAAGAGCGGCGTGCATCACGCGGTGGAGGTGCAAGACCGCCGGCTGGCGCGCATCATCGCCCGCATCCGCGACCTGCCGGGCCAGGAGCTGTTCCAGTATGAGGACGACGACGGCAATCCGCACGCCATCGATTCGGCCGACGTCAACGACTACCTGCACGCCATCACCGGCGCCGATTACACGGCCAAGGACTTCCGCACCTGGGCCGGCACCGTGCTGGCGGCAGTGGCGCTGAAAGAGTATGAAAAATACGACTCCGAAGCCCAGGCCAAGAAAAACGTGGTGCAGGCGATTGAGTCGGTCTCCAAAAAACTCGGCAACACGCCCACCATCTGCCGCAAGTGCTATGTGCATCCGGCCGTGATCGAGTCCTACCTCGACGGCAGCATGCTGGACGCCCTGCGCCGCCGCGCGCAACAGGAACTCAAGGAAGACCTGCATGCGCTGCGACCGGAGGAAGCGGCGGTCCTGGCGTTGCTGCAACAGCGGCTGAAAGCTGGCTGACAAGGCCCGGCGGGCGGAGTAGAATCAGTCTCCCCTGTCCTCCCTGCCGCCAGCCGATCCATGTCCCGCGCCCTGCCCTTCCTCATCCGTAAAGAGTGCCCGCCCGGCGCCTGCGTATGCGGCCGCGACGACTTGCTGGACGCATGGGAACGGGCGCCGGACGATGCCGATATCCGCGTGCTGAAGCTCACGCGCGAGGAGGAAAAGAAGCTGGTGGCCGCCATCGAAAATCTCGCCACCTATGAAGACCTGGGCCGCATCAAGCGCCGGCTGGACGAACTGCTGGGCATCACGCTGACCATCACGCCATCGGTACGCGGCGTCAGCACGGTGATGGGCCTGTCGATCAAACTGGCCGAGAAGCCGGGCCTGTGCCGCAAAACGCATGAGGCCCTGCCCGCCGCGCTGCGCCGCTGCTTCCGCAACAAGCCGGACATCGTGTACGCGTTGCTGAACGCCGGCGACCTGCTGGCCACCGACGACTAGTCGGTATGGAACTCGCTGGCGTTGACGAACAAATCCCACGCCGCGAGAAACAGCGCCGCCACCACCGGACCGATGACAAAGCCGTTCAGGCCAAACAGCGCCATGCCGCCCACGGTGGACAGCAGCACCACGTAATCGGGCATCTTGGTGTCCTGCCCCACCAGCACGGGGCGCAGGAAGTTGTCCACCAGGCCGATGACGAACACGCCGAACACCGCCAATGTCACGCCCTGCCACACAGAGCCCGTCGCCAGGAAGTACACCGCTACCGGCGCCCAGACAATGGCCGCGCCCACCGCCGGCAGCAGCGACAGGAAAGCCATCAACACGCCCCACAGCACCGGCGCGCTCACGTCCAGGAACCAGAAGATCAGGCCACCCAGCGCGCCTTGCGCGATGGCGACCAGGATGTTGCCCTTGACTGTGGCGCGAATCACCGTGGTGAAGTTCTGGAACAACCGTTGCTTGTACTTGCGGCTCAGCGGCACTGCCTCGCGGATGCGCTTGGCCAGCTTGTCGCCATCGCGCAGCAGGAAGAACAGCAGGTACAGCATGATGCACAAGCCGGTCAGGAAGTCGAAGGTGTACAGGCCCGCATTAATAGCGCGCGTGGCCACTTCCTTGCTCACCTGCGACGCCGCTTCGGTGAGTTTGGCCTGCAAATATTCCAGGCTGGTCAGATGGAAGCGGTCCAGCAGCGACACCAGCCAGTTCGGCAGCGCCGCCATCAGCTTATTGAAAAACATGGCGACCGTGATTTCACCCGACTGCACCATCTGCACCACGGCTGCGGCCTGGTTGACGATCGAGATCGACACCAGTGTCAGCGGCAGGATAACGATCACCACGATCAGCAGCAGCGTCAGAACGGCGGCCAGGCCGGCCCGGTTGCGGGTGCGCTGCAACAACCAGCGATAAATCGGCGCGAACAGGATGGCCAGCACCACACCCCAGAAAATGGCGCCGCCGTACGGCGCGAGTATCCAGACAAAGCCGATGGTGACTAACGCCAGCAGGGCGAGGAATACTTTTTGTTGGAATGAGAACTGGGGCATTGGCGGCGCGCTCAATCGTCGTCGTTCGGATCAAGATCGGGGAACATCACCTCGGTGAAGCCGAACTTGGAAAAGTCCTTGATGCGCATCGGGTACAGCTTGCCCAGCAGGTGATCCACTTCGTGCTGCACCACGCGCGCGTGGAAGCCGTCGACGTCGCGCTTGATCGGCTGCTGGTGTTCATCCACGCCCTCGTAACGCAGCTTGACGTAGCGCGGCACGCTGCCGCGCAGGCCAGGCACCGACAGGCAGCCTTCAAAGCCCTCTTCCATCTCGTCCGACAGCGGAGTGAGGATGGGATTGATTAATACCGTTTCCGGCACCTGCGGCGCATCCGGATAGCGCGCGTTCTGTTTGAAGCCGAAGATCACCAGTTGCAGATTGACGCCGATCTGCGGCGCCGCCAGCCCGGCGCCATTGGCGGCATGCATGGTGTCGAACATATCGGCGATCAGCGCCTTCATCGCCGGTGTGTCGAACTCGGTCACCGGTTCAGCCACGCGCAGCAGGCGCGGATCGCCCATCTTCAGGATTTCTCTTACCGTCATCGCGTTTCTCCCTTGATATCGCACTGTATCTGGCGCAGGAACTCGCAGTATTCGTCGCCCGTTTCCAGGTGCTTGAGGCCCATCGCGGTAGTGGCCTTCAGGTAGCCCAGCTTGGAGCCGCAATCATAGCGCGTACCGTCGTATCGGTAGGCCAGCACACGTTCGTCCTTCATCAGCGCGGCGATGCCGTCGGTGAGCTGGATCTCGCCGCCGGCGCCCTTGCCGATGTTTTCCAGGTAGCTGAAGATGCGGCCCGTCAGCACATAGCGTCCCACCACCGCCAGCGTGGACGGCGCCACTTCCGGCATCGGCTTCTCGACGATGCCATGCACCTGTTCCAGCTTTGGCTGATAGGCGCTGGCGCTGACGATGCCGTATTGGCGCGTTGCCGCGCGCGGCACGTCCTGCACCGCCAGGATGCTGGACTGCTCACGCTCATACACCTCGGTCATCTGCGCCAGCACCGGCTTGACGCCGTCCTCGGTATCCATGAAGTCATCGGCCAGCAGCACGGCAAACGGTTCGTCGCCTACCACCGGCCGCGCGCACAGCACCGCGTGGCCGAGGCCGAGCGGCGCCGACTGGCGGATGTAGATGCAGTTGATATGTTTAGGGATAACGTTCTGTACCAGATCCAGCAGCACGCGCTTATTGGCCGCTTCCAGCTCGGCCTCCAGCTCATAGGCGGTGTCGAAATGGTCTTCGATGG from Duganella dendranthematis encodes:
- the urtC gene encoding urea ABC transporter permease subunit UrtC; this encodes MNHPSLFSRRAWTGIVACTVVLAALPLLNLFFADGHALHVPSYLVSLIGKFMCYALAALALDMVWGYAGILSLGHGVFFALGAYAHGMYLMRAIGREGVYQSDLPDFMVFLDWKTYPWFWSGTDSFWVSLALVVLVPGVLAFVFGFFAFRSRIKGVYFSIITQAMTYAFMLLFFRNNTGFGGNNGFTDFKRILGYSISAPGTKATLYLVTLAVLLGALLLCRWIVTSKLGRVLQAVRDSESRLMFIGYNPLWFKLFVWTLSAVLCGIAGALYVPQVGIINPSEMSPANSIEMVIWAAVGGRGTLLGPIIGAFSVNGLKSWFTGAFPDLWLFALGLIFILVTRYLPRGLAGLVRKEQA
- the urtB gene encoding urea ABC transporter permease subunit UrtB, which produces MLRKLFLIACLCFARAGHAGIPPDVLVPLAGDDADARVAAIASIGALATDDATRLLTALQNGDVYTTPDGKLYIVADDKAYNPATGATTALPEGLDGIMINNRLRGAVEEALSALKMFSPDRAQRLAAVTELQKSTTLAQAPLIEKALAQEQDAEIRELLRLVAATANLQSPQAAKRKAAVEALADSSNANLRPALQAMLANDADQGVRIAAAHTLQALDSRLARTEFVGNLFYGVSLGSVLLLAALGLAITFGLMGIINMAHGELLMIGAYTTYLCQMAFRRWAPDALDWYLAAALPAAFIVTALVGIVLERTVIRWLYGRPLETLLATWGISLILMQAVRTIFGAQNVEVANPAWMSGGVTVLGSLVLAYNRIAIIVFAALVVAGVWLILNKTRLGLFVRAVMQNRRMAGCVGVSTARIDMMTFGLGSGIAGLGGVALSQLGNVGPDLGQGYIVDSFMVVVLGGVGQLAGTVIAALGLGEANKFLEPVAGAVLAKIAILVFIIIFIQKRPQGLFAMKGRSAE
- the urtA gene encoding urea ABC transporter substrate-binding protein; the encoded protein is MQNRRHFIGTLSRIAAATALLAAGTQAYAADTIKIGILHSLSGTMAISETSLKDVALMTIDEINAKGGVMGKKLEAVVVDPASNWPLFAEKARGLIAQDKVSVVFGCWTSVSRKSVLPVFKELNSLLFYPVQYEGEELEKNVFYTGAAPNQQAIPAVEYLMSKDGGGAKRFVLLGTDYVYPRTTNKILRAFLKSKGVKDGDIDEVYTPFGHSDYQTIVANIKKFSAGGKTAVISTINGDSNVPFYKELGNAGLKATDVPVVAFSVGEEELRGVDTKPLVGHLAAWNYFESIKNPVNAEFIKKWKAYAVAKKLPNAATVVTNDPMEATYVGIHMWAQAVEKAKSTDTDKVIAAMAGQTYKAPDGFTLTMDATNHHLHKPVFIGEIRPDGQFNVVWKTPGPVRANPWSPYIPGNEGKQKL
- a CDS encoding porin; this encodes MGVNKKLLAALAAAAVGNAWAGATINMGDDKSVTVGFGLRESYTSADNGAPDGGRSSDFNLDSGRLYFGASLNKNIKGMFNTEWDGDKIRVLDAAGQFAISPELNIWAGRLLSPSDRANMAGPYYSLGGGYWAGVASRYGYNGGIFRGRDDGVVVWGNAGDGGRLGYSFGAFEGHTFGIGSLTQSQAKAAGIKADDALMYAGRVQYDFWDAEPGYYGTGNYLGGADILAIGVAGRYQKDGILTTGAVGKYSSYNVDFLLEKRIKGAGAVAIEAAWYNYDTDDIIKAEQGKAYSAGASYIFEQKVGWGKFQPFVRWQKFAADTNIDTMQYDAGVNYIIDGYNAQVSAVYSKTKITSVADQDKFQIALQLQY
- a CDS encoding DNA topoisomerase IB, with product MKRDDIPAADLAPADAARAAGLRYVHDGQPGIVRKARGKQFRYLDSDGHAVTDEATLARIKSLVIPPAWVDVWICKQPLGHLQATGRDARGRKQYRYHPRWRAHRDDAKYGRMLSFGKALPAVRRAVDEALRKPGLPREKVLATIVYLLEATLMRIGNEEYARENKSFGLTTLRDRHVRLDGGKVQFRFRGKSGVHHAVEVQDRRLARIIARIRDLPGQELFQYEDDDGNPHAIDSADVNDYLHAITGADYTAKDFRTWAGTVLAAVALKEYEKYDSEAQAKKNVVQAIESVSKKLGNTPTICRKCYVHPAVIESYLDGSMLDALRRRAQQELKEDLHALRPEEAAVLALLQQRLKAG
- a CDS encoding AI-2E family transporter, encoding MPQFSFQQKVFLALLALVTIGFVWILAPYGGAIFWGVVLAILFAPIYRWLLQRTRNRAGLAAVLTLLLIVVIVILPLTLVSISIVNQAAAVVQMVQSGEITVAMFFNKLMAALPNWLVSLLDRFHLTSLEYLQAKLTEAASQVSKEVATRAINAGLYTFDFLTGLCIMLYLLFFLLRDGDKLAKRIREAVPLSRKYKQRLFQNFTTVIRATVKGNILVAIAQGALGGLIFWFLDVSAPVLWGVLMAFLSLLPAVGAAIVWAPVAVYFLATGSVWQGVTLAVFGVFVIGLVDNFLRPVLVGQDTKMPDYVVLLSTVGGMALFGLNGFVIGPVVAALFLAAWDLFVNASEFHTD
- the def gene encoding peptide deformylase — its product is MTVREILKMGDPRLLRVAEPVTEFDTPAMKALIADMFDTMHAANGAGLAAPQIGVNLQLVIFGFKQNARYPDAPQVPETVLINPILTPLSDEMEEGFEGCLSVPGLRGSVPRYVKLRYEGVDEHQQPIKRDVDGFHARVVQHEVDHLLGKLYPMRIKDFSKFGFTEVMFPDLDPNDDD
- the galU gene encoding UTP--glucose-1-phosphate uridylyltransferase GalU: MTKIRKAVFPVAGLGSRFLPATKAQPKEMLPIVDKPLIQYAVEEAVAAGITEMVFITGRNKRAIEDHFDTAYELEAELEAANKRVLLDLVQNVIPKHINCIYIRQSAPLGLGHAVLCARPVVGDEPFAVLLADDFMDTEDGVKPVLAQMTEVYEREQSSILAVQDVPRAATRQYGIVSASAYQPKLEQVHGIVEKPMPEVAPSTLAVVGRYVLTGRIFSYLENIGKGAGGEIQLTDGIAALMKDERVLAYRYDGTRYDCGSKLGYLKATTAMGLKHLETGDEYCEFLRQIQCDIKGETR